TCACAGACTTGAAAGCGTGGATAGACGCCGCAGACCATCACCTGAATGAAAAACAAAGGAAAATTGCATCCGAAATTATCAAGGAAATCAGAAAACGCATTGATTTTCTACTCGACGTCGGACTTGACTATCTGGCATTGAATCGTCAGAGTGCCACGCTGTCAGGTGGAGAAAGCCAGCGAATCCGACTGGCAACACAGATTGGTTCACAACTTGTAAATGTGCTTTATATTCTCGACGAGCCTTCGATAGGACTCCACCAGCGGGACAACGACAGACTGATAAAGTCATTACGGGATTTGAGAGACTTGGGAAATACGGTCATCGTCGTAGAACACGATGAAGATATGATGAAAGCTGCCGACTGGATAGTGGACATTGGTCCTAAAGCAGGACGCAAAGGTGGCGAAGTAGTATTTCAAGGAACTCACGAACAAATGCTCAAAACCCACACATTAACAGCGCAATACCTTAACGGAGAGCAGAGCATAGCCATTCCGTCCGAACGACGAAAAGGAAACGGAAAGTCCATTTGGATGAAAGGGTGCAGAGGCAACAATCTGAAAAACGTAGACGTAGAACTTCCATTGGGCAAACTGATTGTAGTAACAGGGGTTTCAGGTTCAGGAAAGAGCACGCTCATCAATGAAACGCTCCAGCCTATCCTCTCCCAACATTTCTACCGTTCGCTCAAGAAGCCGATGGAATACGATGAAATCGTGGGAATCGACAATATAGACAAAGTCGTAAACGTGGATCAAAGCCCTATCGGGCGAACTCCCCGCAGCAATCCTGCAACATATACGGGCGTATTCTCTGATATAAGAAACCTTTTCGTAAATCTTCCTGAAGCTAAAATACGTGGTTACAAGCCCGGCAGGTTCTCCTTCAATGTGAAAGGAGGCAGGTGTGAAGAATGCGGGGGCAATGGTTATCGAACTATTGAAATGAACTTTCTTCCCGACGTAATGGTTCCTTGTGAAGTTTGTCACGGAAAACGCTACAACAGAGAGACTTTAGAAGTTAGATTCAAGGGAAAATCTATTGCAGATGTGCTCGATATGACTGTGAATATGGCTGTTGATTTTTTTGAAAACGTACCATTAATTCTTCCAAGAATCAAGGCATTGCAGGATGTGGGACTGGGATATATAAAATTAGGACAGAGTTCCACCACCCTTTCCGGTGGTGAAAGCCAACGCGTAAAACTTGCCACAGAACTCTCAAAACGTGATACTGGCAAGACACTCTACATTCTTGACGAACCTACAACTGGTCTTCATTTTGAAGATATCCGTGTCTTAATGGGTGTTCTTCAGAAACTTGTTGATCGTGGCAATACAGTTCTAATCATTGAGCACAATCTCGACGTGATAAAACTTGCAGACTATATCATCGATATGGGGCCTGAAGGAGGACGCGGAGGTGGAAGAGTGCTTGTTACGGGTACTCCGGAAGAAGTTGTTAAGAACGAACAGAGCTATACTACTCCTTTCCTTAGAAAGGTATTGAAAGAAAACAAGTAAGTTTATTCCACCATCAACGGCTGCGATACGCACGATTCCTGATTGGAAACAAGCGTATCGCAGCCGTTGTTCATCTGTATTTAACAGAATTACACACACCAATCAGGATCTATCTTTCTGTGAATTATCTTAACAAAACACGCTTTATAATTCGATTATTTCCGACAAAATATTTTTCTTTTTCAAATATGAGAATTATGCGTGTGCATAAATAAGCCCCAAATTATCAATGTATTGCCATCTCTTGCAATCAATGTGTGCAACCGAGTCCCATTAAAAACTTCGCAAACTCATCAATATTTCCGACTTTTGAAACATTTTTTGTACATTATTCTTCGCAGTTTTACCATTCATTCTTCCTAAGAATAATCTGTATTTGTCGCAAGATTGCAATTCAAACTTCGTGCTTCTGCACGCCAATGCTTCGTTTTTTCAATCCTCCTTTACAAAACAAGGTTAATTATTCTATAGATTACCGAAAAATAATGTGCGATTTTTGGTAAACAAATTTTACAATCTGAAAGTCAGATTAAAACAAAAGCGTTTTCCCACAATCATAGGAAAACGCCTTTGTTATTTTTAGTTATCGGATTCAAAATGAATGAATTGCGAAAAGACAGAACATTTGATTAAATGAACAACATACCGATTTGGAAGACAAGAGCACTGACAACCCACGCCAAAACCGTTGTATAAACGGCAGAGAATATGCCCCATTTCCAACTGCCGGTTTCTCCCTTAACGGCAGCGATAGTAGCAACACAAGGAAAATAGAGCAATACGAATATCAAGAAACTGAAGGCCGTAAGCGTTGCAATGGGTTTTGCTTTCTGATAGCTGACATTATGCAGCTTGGCAACATCAGTTGTCATTTGTTTCTTCAGCAGTTCGTATTTGCCATTATCGTCATTGTATTCCGTATCGTCCACAAACGAATCGTTGTCAGAATAAAGCACGCCGAGCGTTGAAGCCACGATTTCCTTCGCACCTGTGCCTGCAAGCAAGCCAACATCAAGTTTCCAATCGAAGCCTTGAGGTATGAATACAGGTTCAATGGTCTTCCCTATTCTTCCTATATAACTCTGTTCCTGTTGCGCCTGTCGGCTCATATTAGGATCATCGGGCAATGGGAAATAGCCCAGTGCCCAGACAATAATGGACGCCACAAGGATGATTCCTCCCATCTTTTTCAGATATTGCTTACCTTTTTCCCACGTATGACGGCCGATGGCTTTCCACGTTGGGAAACGATAAGGAGGAAGTTCCATCACAAACGGCGTATCTTCGCCCTTCACAAAGAAGGTGGAGAATATCTTGCTCAGCACCACAGCCATCAGAATACCAATCATATAAAGTGAAATCATTACCAATGAACGGTACTGGATAGCGAAGAATGAACCCGTAATCATTATGTAAATAGGAATACGCGCAGAACAGCTCATCATAGGAAGGATGAGCATCGTAACCAGTCTGCTCTTTCTGCTTTCAATGGTTCGTGTTGCCATAACGGCAGGCACGTTGCATCCGAATCCCATAATAAGAGGAATGAACGATTTTCCGTGCAACCCCATCTTGTGCATCAGCTTATCCATAATGAACGTGGCACGTGCCATATATCCACAATCTTCCATATAGGAAATGAAGAAATAGAGAATGAGAATCTGCGGCAAGAAAACTATCACGGAACCTACGCCTCCGATTACACCATCTACAAGCATTGCCTTCACAGGGCCATCGGGCAGATAATTGCTTACGAACCCTCCTATCCAAGCTACTCCGTCCTCAATCCAAGTCATTGGATATTGTCCGGCATAGAAAGTAACGTAGAACATTACGAAAAGCAACAAAAAGAATATCGGGAAACCCAAATACTTGTGTGTCAGAATATGGTCTATCAAATGCGTAATTTGGTAAGTGTCCTTTTTCTTTCCCGTAGCATATTCCGATTCTTTCAGCGCACCATTGATGAAACCGTATTTGGCATCCATAATGGCAGTTTCAATATCGGTTCCAGTCTCTTCTTTCACGCGATTGGCAACATTTTGTTTATGTTCCTGTATCTCTTCAGCATCGGGGAAAGCTGCTATGAAGTCGTTGATTTCACTATCG
The Prevotella sp. HUN102 genome window above contains:
- the uvrA gene encoding excinuclease ABC subunit UvrA yields the protein MNNKIEVLGARVHNLKNVDVTMPRNSLIVFTGLSGSGKSSLAFDTIFAEGQRRYIETFSAYARNFLGGMERPDVDKITGLSPVISIEQKTTNKNPRSTVGTTTEIYDYLRLLYARAGVAYSYMSGEEMVKYTEERVVEMILNDYACKSIYILAPLIRNRKGHYRELFEQMRRKGYLYIRVDGEILEITRGMKVDRYKNHNIEVVIDKMKLGASDDDSFKERLAKTVSIAMRQGDSLIMIMDKESGEAKYFSKRLMDPVTGIAYKDPAPNIFSFNSPEGACPHCKGLGKINEIDLGKVIPDTSQNIHEGAIIPLGKYKNQMIFWQISAILEKSDCTLKTPVKEIPKETLDEILYGSLEKVKISKELVHTNSDYFVAFDGVIKYLRTVMETDETAAGKKWADQFIAEKTCPECNGQRLNREALSYRIWEKNIAELASMDITDLKAWIDAADHHLNEKQRKIASEIIKEIRKRIDFLLDVGLDYLALNRQSATLSGGESQRIRLATQIGSQLVNVLYILDEPSIGLHQRDNDRLIKSLRDLRDLGNTVIVVEHDEDMMKAADWIVDIGPKAGRKGGEVVFQGTHEQMLKTHTLTAQYLNGEQSIAIPSERRKGNGKSIWMKGCRGNNLKNVDVELPLGKLIVVTGVSGSGKSTLINETLQPILSQHFYRSLKKPMEYDEIVGIDNIDKVVNVDQSPIGRTPRSNPATYTGVFSDIRNLFVNLPEAKIRGYKPGRFSFNVKGGRCEECGGNGYRTIEMNFLPDVMVPCEVCHGKRYNRETLEVRFKGKSIADVLDMTVNMAVDFFENVPLILPRIKALQDVGLGYIKLGQSSTTLSGGESQRVKLATELSKRDTGKTLYILDEPTTGLHFEDIRVLMGVLQKLVDRGNTVLIIEHNLDVIKLADYIIDMGPEGGRGGGRVLVTGTPEEVVKNEQSYTTPFLRKVLKENK
- the feoB gene encoding ferrous iron transport protein B, translating into MKLSELKTGETGIIVKVAGQGGFRKRIIEMGFITGKEVKVLLNAPLSDPVKYQILGYEVSLRHSEADLIEVVSSSESIPVKKGDNEVKAIEIEDGDTDEGALTPDEISKKANEQRHIINVALVGNPNCGKTSLFNFVSGAHERVGNYSGVTVDAKYGRADFGGYHFELVDLPGTYSLSAYSPEELYVRKQLIEKTPDIVINVLDASNLERNLYLTTQLIDMHIPMVCALNMYDETEQRGDNIDFRKLSELFGVPMIPTVFTSGRGVEDLFGQAISVYEGKEGKTSGYRHIHINHGHEIEQGIADIQEHLKKNEDLRPKYSTRYLAIKLLENDSEINDFIAAFPDAEEIQEHKQNVANRVKEETGTDIETAIMDAKYGFINGALKESEYATGKKKDTYQITHLIDHILTHKYLGFPIFFLLLFVMFYVTFYAGQYPMTWIEDGVAWIGGFVSNYLPDGPVKAMLVDGVIGGVGSVIVFLPQILILYFFISYMEDCGYMARATFIMDKLMHKMGLHGKSFIPLIMGFGCNVPAVMATRTIESRKSRLVTMLILPMMSCSARIPIYIMITGSFFAIQYRSLVMISLYMIGILMAVVLSKIFSTFFVKGEDTPFVMELPPYRFPTWKAIGRHTWEKGKQYLKKMGGIILVASIIVWALGYFPLPDDPNMSRQAQQEQSYIGRIGKTIEPVFIPQGFDWKLDVGLLAGTGAKEIVASTLGVLYSDNDSFVDDTEYNDDNGKYELLKKQMTTDVAKLHNVSYQKAKPIATLTAFSFLIFVLLYFPCVATIAAVKGETGSWKWGIFSAVYTTVLAWVVSALVFQIGMLFI